The following proteins come from a genomic window of Lolium rigidum isolate FL_2022 chromosome 5, APGP_CSIRO_Lrig_0.1, whole genome shotgun sequence:
- the LOC124655822 gene encoding poly [ADP-ribose] polymerase tankyrase-like has protein sequence MDLLEMPLPHFFEKTLGKGTCFPSLHHCRLPLRAKTLPWFPSSPLNPPLMLFFCARDWLPDEDEWPPEARFLVAAYYGNVRRLKEIARRLDRSGGSKGADATLAATTYRGMNALHAAVGGLGRLDACRYLVDTLGMDVNMWDASPRKKTPLEHAVAGGNLPAVRFLLDHGADLHQECEEGATVVHRAAMTGKSEILKLLLSRGAEVDGKSEQGTPLCLAALKGHESTVEVLLEHHADVNMVVPSCLATPLDAAVFAASKHCVKLLIQAGANVNDVNNNSLARAASEGLTEILKCLLEAGADPNRPDECGIIPIELAAVYGTREDVELLYPFTSPIPDVADWSVDGIINHAKLEHMQLMDDDAVKKRKSVLKQQGDEAFEKQDYANASVLYTKALRADPLDRKMLANRSRCWLRLGDAEKAVKDAIKCKNSHEGWAEAHHRHGEALMMLKEYEKACEALTRGLELDPENDEMDKLFWEAMELKKKK, from the exons ATGGACCTCCTCGAGATGCCGCTGCCACACTTCTTCGAGAAGACCCTCGGCAAAGGTACCTGCTTTCCTTCCCTTCACCACTGCCGTTTGCCGCTCCGCGCTAAAACTCTACCTTGGTTCCCTTCTTCTCCCCTTAATCCACCGCTCATGCTTTTTTTCTGCGCGCGCGATTGGCTACCAGACGAGGACGAGTGGCCGCCGGAGGCGCGCTTCCTCGTCGCCGCATACTACGGCAACGTCCGCCGCCTCAAGG AGATCGCGAGGCGCCTGGACAGGAGCGGGGGGAGCAAGGGCGCGGACGCCACGCTCGCCGCCACCACCTACCGCGGCATGAACGCGCTCCACGCCGCCGTCGGGGGGCTCGGGAGGCTCGACGCATGCCGTTACCTCGTCGACACGCTCGGGATGGACGTCAACATGTGGGACGCATCCCCAA GGAAGAAGACGCCCCTGGAGCACGCCGTGGCCGGCGGCAACCTGCCGGCCGTCAGGTTCCTGCTTGACCATGGGGCTGATCTCCACCAGGAATGTGAGGAGGGCGCCACTGTTGTCCATCGGGCTGCAATGACAG GGAAGTCCGAGATACTGAAACTGCTGCTTTCTAGAGGAGCCGAAGTCGACGGCAAGTCAGAACAGGGGACACCGCTGTGTCTCGCGGCCCTTAAAGGACACGAGAGTACTGTGGAGGTTTTGTTGGAGCACCATGCAGAT GTCAACATGGTTGTGCCTTCTTGTCTGGCAACACCTCTAGATGCTGCAGTGTTTGCTGCTTCCAAGCATTGTGTCAAGCTATTGATTCAG GCTGGAGCTAATGTGAACGATGTTAATAATAATTCCTTGGCAAGAGCTGCAAGCGAAGGCTTAACTGAAATTCTTAAGTGCTTGTTGGAGGcaggtgcagatccaaatcgtccTGATGAG TGTGGTATAATACCAATAGAGCTAGCCGCTGTGTATGGTACAAGGGAAGACGTTGAGCTTCTATATCCTTTCACCTCCCCAATTCCAGATGTGGCAGACTGGAGCGTTGATGGGATAATCAATCATGCCAAACTGGAGCACATGCAGCTAATG GATGATGACGCGGTTAAAAAGAGGAAGTCTGTCCTGAAACAACAAGGGGATGAAGCATTTGAGAAGCAGGATTACGCAAATGCATCAGTGCTCTACACAAAG GCGCTCAGGGCTGATCCGTTGGATCGTAAAATGCTGGCCAACCGGAGCCGCTGCTGGCTCCGTCTAGGCGATGCAGAGAAGGCTGTGAAAGATGCGATCAAATGCAAGAATAGCCACGAGGGGTGGGCAGAGGCACACCATCGCCATGGAGAAGCTCTGATGATGCTGAAG GAGTATGAGAAGGCTTGCGAGGCGCTCACACGCGGCCTGGAGTTGGACCCCGAGAACGATGAGATGGATAAGCTCTTCTG GGAGGCGATGGAACTTAAGAAGAAGAAATGA
- the LOC124651986 gene encoding bifunctional dihydrofolate reductase-thymidylate synthase-like, with product MLLAEVFRAGACIARVSRHASQAVRFFSVTSAPVSRLAKRQSLAISSLRRSYSLNQPRLIAMAAALANGDSTNGLQRNYQVVVAATRDMGIGKDGVLPWRLPRDLKFFKELTLTTADPAKKNAVIMGRKTWESIPLKARPLPGRLNVILTRSGSFDFATAENVVICGSMNSALELLASTPYCLSIEKVFLIGGGQILRDSLNGPACEAIHLTDIQSNIECDTFIPPVDFSVFQPWCSSFPVVESNIRHSFVTYVRVRKSVLESHDSIGKESTENVIKSSKFEIENFSFLPKMIFERHEEYYYLNLVEDIIRRGAQKGDRTGTGTLSKFGCQMRFNLRKSFPLLTTKRVFWRGVLEELLWFISGSTNAKVLQEKGIHIWDGNASREYLDSVGLANREEGDLGPVYGFQWRHFGAEYTDMHADYTGKGFDQLMDVIDKIKNNPDDRRIIMSAWNPSDLKKMALPPCHMFAQFYVENGELSCQMYQRSADMGLGVPFNIASYSLLTCMIAQVCGLSPGDFIHVIGDAHVYRTHVRALEEQIQKLPKPFPILKINPSKKDIDSFEASDFKLDGYNPHKKIEMEMAI from the exons ATGCTACTGGCAGAGGTGTTCAGAGCAGGAGCCTGCATCGCTAGGGTTTCTCGACACGCATCCCAA GCTGTGAGATTTTTCAGCGTTACTTCTGCACCCGTTTCTCGGCTTGCAAAACGTCAGTCTCTGGCCATCAGTAGCCTAAGAAGATCTTACAGCTTAAATCAACCTCGGCTTATAGCCATGGCAGCCGCTCTTGCCAATGGCGATTCAACGAACGGCCTTCAGAGGAACTACCAGGTTGTCGTTGCTGCTACCCGTGACATGGGCATTGGGAAAGATGGAGTCTTGCCGTGGAGGCTTCCTCGCGACCTTAAGTTCTTCAAGGAGCTTACGCTGACTACGGCTGACCCTGCAAAGAAGAACGCGGTCATAATGGGACGGAAAACCTGGGAGAGCATACCCCTTAAAGCAAGGCCTTTACCTGGCCGTCTGAATGTCATATTGACTCGGTCTGGTAGTTTTGATTTTGCAACTGCCGAGAATGTTGTTATCTGTGGAAGCATGAACTCTGCCTTGGAACTTCTGGCGTCCACTCCCTATTGCTTGTCTATTGAGAAGGTTTTCTTGATAGGGGGTGGGCAGATACTGAG GGATTCGCTTAATGGACCTGCATGTGAGGCTATCCATCTAACTGACATTCAGTCAAACATTGAGTGCGACACCTTCATTCCTCCAGTTGACTTCTCGGTGTTCCAGCCATGGTGTTCATCTTTTCCAGTGGTTGAGAGCAACATTAGGCATTCTTTTGTGACCTATGTTCGTGTGAGGAAATCAGTTTTGGAATCTCATGACTCGATTGGCAAGGAATCAACTGAGAATGTTATCAAGAGTAGCAAGTTTGAAATCGAGAACTTCTCTTTTCTCCCTAAGATGATATTCGAGCGCCATGAAGAGTATTACTACCTCAACCTTGTCGAGGATATTATAAGGCGTGGTGCTCAGAAAGGTGACAGGACTGGAACAGGGACGTTGTCTAAATTTGGTTGTCAG ATGCGCTTTAACCTAAGGAAGAGCTTCCCCTTGCTGACAACAAAG AGGGTGTTTTGGCGTGGTGTTCTTGAAGAACTACTGTGGTTCATCAGTGGCTCGACAAATGCAAAG GTTCTGCAGGAAAAGGGTATTCATATATGGGATGGCAATGCGTCAAGAGAATATCTTGACAG TGTCGGCTTAGCAAATAGGGAGGAAGGTGATTTAGGCCCTGTTTATGGATTTCAATGGCGACACTTTGGTGCTGA ATACACCGACATGCATGCTGACTATACTGGAAAAGGTTTTGATCAGCTAATGGATGTGATTGACAAGATCAAGAATAATCCTGACGATCGGCGAATCATCATGTCTGCATGGAATCCGTCAGATCTAAAAAAGATGGCCCTTCCTCCCTGCCACATGTTTGCACAA TTTTATGTTGAGAATGGGGAGCTATCGTGCCAGATGTATCAGCGCTCTGCAGATATGGGACTTGGCGTTCCATTCAACATTGCATCATATTCTCTTCTGACGTGTATGATTGCTCAAGTCTGTG GTCTCTCCCCTGGAGATTTCATCCATGTCATAGGGGACGCCCATGTCTACCGAACTCATGTTCGAGCTCTAGAGGAGCAGATCCAGAAGCTGCCCAAGCCGTTCCCA ATTCTGAAGATAAACCCTTCGAAGAAGGACATCGATTCTTTCGAGGCTTCGGACTTCAAGCTGGATGGCTACAACCCGCACAAGAAGATAGAGATGGAAATGGCAATATAG
- the LOC124652477 gene encoding peroxisome biogenesis protein 3-1-like, giving the protein MLQLSSAPGKGFWARHRWKMLLSLGVAGAGYAAYRFYDAHQKQLVRVEQRQLEEQAADELVKNQLQAHFENVQRISDTTTLPFAMHYLRSRIIEELDISHLTERLLQGKGGDSAALTPKEKLDTWDRIKILSFTRTVSSLWAMTLLSLYVRVQVTILGRHLYLDFARGTDGAQLQAESDTFSRNGHKDFLATADYLATYGITALIMQMQHAATEILKEKQLKDPMTMDQVLQTMLEISDQFMSLCDDNSWINYLVPENANRYAQLMAVASSGFDDSSLVMDVRKLDQLMTETRIVLASDDFRNIMHMSLRKVADLVIEDLGTQVGATIPPSGLPLAKLLARVAQLSSALLEEPSKNKHIQTIRSMPEVDLFYTFLYANMPPQT; this is encoded by the exons ATGCTCCAGCTAAGCTCCGCCCCCGGCAAGGGGTTCTGGGCGCGGCACCGGTGGAAGATGCTGCTCTCGCTcggcgtcgccggcgccggctaCGCGGCCTACCGCTTCTACGACGCGCACCAGAAGCAGCTCGTACGCGTCGAGCAGCGCCAGCTCGAGGAGCAAGCCGCCGACGAGCTCGTCAAGAACCA GTTGCAAGCCCACTTCGAGAACGTGCAGAGGATctcggacacgaccacgctgccttTCGCCATGCACTACCTCCGTTCGCGGATAATCGAGGAGCTGGACATCTCGCACTTGACCGAGAGGCTGCTGCAAGGGAAGGGGGGAGATTCCGCCGCGCTGACGCCCAAGGAGAAGCTCGACACCTGGGACAGGATTAAAATTCTGA GTTTCACAAGGACAGTGTCTTCATTGTGGGCGATGACATTGCTGAGCTTATATGTTAGAGTCCAGGTTACCATATTAGGCAGACATCTCTATTTGGACTTTGCTCGCGGTACAGATGGCGCACAGTTACAG GCTGAATCTGACACTTTTAGCAGAAACGGGCATAAAGACTTCCTTGCAACTGCTGACTACCTCGCAACATATGGTATCACTGCATTGATCATGCAAATGCAACATGCTGCAACTGAAATCTTGAAAGA GAAGCAATTGAAAGACCCCATGACCATGGACCAAGTATTACAAACGATGTTAGAGATATCGGACCAGTTCATGAGTCTTTGTGACGATAACTCATGGATAAACTACCTTGTACCTGAGAATGCCAATCGTTATGCACAGTTGATGGCTGTGGCCAGTAGCGGCTTTGATGACTCATCTCTTGTAATGGATGTTAGAAAGCTTGATCAGCTAATGACTGAGACACGCATAGTGTTGGCAAG CGATGATTTCAGAAATATCATGCACATGTCACTGAGGAAGGTAGCTGATCTGGTGATTGAGGACTTGGGTACACAGGTTGGAGCCACGATTCCCCCATCAGGACTTCCCTTGGCGAAGCTCTTGGCCCGAGTAGCTCAACTGAGTTCAGCATTGCTCGAGGAACCAAGCAAGAACAAGCACATCCAGACCATCCGGAGTATGCCGGAGGTGGACCTTTTCTACACATTCCTCTACGCCAACATGCCACCACAAACATGA
- the LOC124655824 gene encoding uncharacterized protein LOC124655824, protein MDATTDLARSRSRRRRRRDRSASPPPATADTNSAGPEYDLSEPTMAEKLAALNLPSDVDGDTAVAEETTAVVVPPSADSVHVLLRQALRADDRAALLGCLCNRDDKVIVKSVSLLTPADAVKLLKSLILLMQSRGSVLACLLPWLQSLLIRHMSSIVSQESSLVLLNSLYQLIDARTSTFASSLKLSTCLDYHFSEIGGDESDEEEGAPVIIYEDKDSDEEESEVDDDAMETEEKETDEEESEVDDM, encoded by the exons ATGGACGCCACCACAGACCTCGCGCGCtcgcgctcgcgccgccgccggcgacgcgaCCGCTCCGCCTCCCCGCCACCAG CCACGGCCGATACGAACAGCGCCGGTCCGGAGTACGACCTGAGCGAGCCGACCATGGCGGAGAAGCTCGCGGCCCTGAACCTGCCCTCCGACGTGGACGGCGACACGGCAGTCGCGGAGGAGACAACAGCCGTGGTGGTGCCGCCCAGCGCGGACTCGGTCCACGTCCTGCTCAGGCAGGCTCTGAGGGCCGACGACCGCGCCGCGCTGCTCGGCTGCCTCTGCAACAGGGACGACAAG GTTATTGTGAAGTCGGTATCACTTCTGACACCAGCAGACGCTGTGAAGCTTCTCAAGTCCTTGATATTGCTTATGCAATCTAG GGGGTCGGTACTGGCCTGCTTGCTTCCATGGCTACAGTCTTTGCTAATTCGACACATGAGCAGCATAGTATCTCAGGAGTCCTCTCTGGTGCTGCTCAACTCGCTCTATCAA TTGATTGATGCAAGAACATCTACCTTCGCATCGTCACTCAAATTGTCTACCTGCCTAGATTACCATTTTAGCGAG ATCGGTGGTGATGAATCCGACGAGGAAGAGGGAGCACCTGTGATAATCTACGAGGACAAGGACTCTGATGAGGAAGAGTCTGAAGTTGATGATGATGCTATGGAAACTGAGGAGAAGGAGACAGACGAGGAAGAATCTGAAGTTGATGATATGTAA